From one Vanessa tameamea isolate UH-Manoa-2023 chromosome 9, ilVanTame1 primary haplotype, whole genome shotgun sequence genomic stretch:
- the LOC113402857 gene encoding uncharacterized protein LOC113402857: MENVVIQNKLKILFEKISDPKYVMNNYYADHFFIKINSSDPDVTSLKTWPLLPDLVIEALSHMEKYHNTVKVFLTRILGVIVQGEVHFSKIFSKKGDEIAKSFNEINSQNMDSSLRVAYMEVALSLVNHNPGIDWLLESGVWKDILSLCNENRTVFVVRQTYKFASLFLWKLNSIGNDVSIKEILTFILKPISNHDFIRIDSLTCEEEDVICKTLEPMFQILLAVVSYEDHIKTQNYIVDFLLKDFKMVPYCYVIMDRLRREDIILLITKFLFWMTIGKIFLVKPMALNVEYSREDLMELSVNYFNTIQFLIQRRCATLIFDFCNACNLIWGCIWNKPKPAMWELDGRKVELQKQLLVICLVPSVVYATYKRPSADKHDARVNDILAKIMDSSCEHTARTAYALRDLMMQLDIQSITLQSVKRLTCLKDNLNNEQANLVFQTLFYVLQEYNPINDNGELKTEENDEDDQEKVLVMTYVLDSLLSLVKNYNINWQESLEILCLYSVVFKVLKRQNLTCKFVVTALNVITITVKKFLPPNLSLLLDAKPGSPMHELGKLIYMKMHDFHWEVRDSALELLYVCTDISFIKFPPFQKQIISNDLINVAMTMVLNDHEYYVHVSALKCVGAASKVCPLWEHLKAQFPDVQEQLLSILSNNPEGIVRKEACSVLCEIYQNVKLNYNFKVTLYDHMVSAALSDFHWEVQLTALKFWKIVIQSLLNDQGMLDGTFPPVTFSRETRKIVTLNQTEIQKRLMRILEELAAIGCLTVLLKLLHDETEVEIMDTAFTIATELLDILDRYKVPKSLTPSENEPKNVNDLLNKIKLDNIHVENCVVEESDNSKKAENVIESILKADDINLLANIYERHMSLQPNEPNITSVSRTKFLRFASPFLFVSFIRSKDFKKIIEQKHNWKHGIKSLSSLLDDVLGIYEVNDEINSLDCY; the protein is encoded by the exons ATGGAAAATGTtgtgatacaaaataaattaaaaattttgtttgaaaaaatatcaGATCCTAAATATGTTATGAACAATTATTATGCAGATcacttctttattaaaataaattcttctgATCCag ATGTAACCTCTTTGAAGACATGGCCTTTATTGCCCGATTTAGTAATAGAAGCACTCAGTCACATGGAAAAATACCATAATACGGTGAAGGTGTTTCTCACAAGAATTTTAGGTGTGATTGTACAAGGAGAGGTAcacttttcaaaaatattttcaaaaaaaggtGACGAGATCGCCAAGTCATTCAATGAGATAAATTCACAGAACATGGATTCAAGCTTGAGAGTAGCCTACATGGAAGTAGCTCTCTCTCTTGTTAATCATAATCCTGGCATCGACTGGCTCTTGGAAAGTGGGGTCTGGAAAGATATACTCAGTCTGTGCAATGAAAATCGCACCGTTTTTGTTGTACGCCAAACCTATAAATTTGCATCTTTATTTCTCTGGAAATTAAACAGCATAGGAAACGATGTTAGTATCAAAGAGATACTGACTTTCATTTTAAAGCCGATTTCAAATCACGACTTTATTAGAATTGATTCCTTAACCTGTGAAGAAGAGGATGTTATTTGTAAGACACTCGAGCCAATGTTTCAAATACTGTTAGCGGTTGTGAGCTATGAAGATCATATCAAAACCCAAAATTACATAGTTGATTTTTTACTGAAAGATTTCAAAATGGTTCCATACTGCTACGTCATCATGGATAGGTTACGGAGAGAAGACATCATTCTACTTATTACGAAATTTCTATTTTGGATGACTATAGggaaaatatttcttgtaaaacCCATGGCTCTCAACGTAGAATACAGTCGTGAAGATTTAATGGAACTCAGTGTCAACTATTTTAACACTATACAATTTCTAATTCAGCGTCGCTGTGCAACACTGATTTTTGATTTCTGCAATGCATGCAATTTGATATGGGGCTGTATTTGGAACAAACCAAAACCAGCGATGTGGGAGCTGGATGGTAGAAAAGTTGAATTACAGAAGCAACTGTTGGTGATTTGCCTCGTACCATCTGTAGTTTATGCAACTTATAAGAGACCATCGGCTGATAAACACGACGCTAGAGTTAACGATATTCTTGCGAAGATAATGGATTCATCTTGTGAACATACAGCACGAACTGCTTATGCCTTGAGAGATCTGATGATGCAGCTGGATATACAATCGATTACATTACAAAGTGTTAAGCGCTTGACTTGCTTAAAAgataatttgaataatgaaCAAGCAAATTTGGTATTCCAAACTCTATTCTACGTTTTGCAAGAGTATAATCCGATAAATGATAATGGAGAATTGAAGACTGAGGAAAATGATGAAGACGATCAAGAGAAAGTGCTCGTGATGACATACGTCTTGGACTCGTTGCTGTCGCTTGTTAAGAACTACAATATAAATTGGCAAGAGAGCCTCGAAATCCTATGTCTTTACAGCGTTGTTTTCAAAGTTTTGAAGAGACAGAATCTTACATGCAAG TTCGTAGTGACAGCATTAAACGTAATAACAATAACGGTTAAGAAGTTCCTCCCGCCAAACCTTTCTTTGCTGTTGGATGCAAAGCCTGGTTCGCCGATGCACGAGCTCGGGAAACTCATTTATATGAAGATGCACGACTTCCACTGGGAGGTGCGAGATTCAGCGCTCGAGCTGCTGTATGTCTGTACTGACATCTCATTCATAA AGTTTCCTCCATTCCAAAAGCAAATTATCTCCAACGATCTAATAAACGTGGCGATGACGATGGTGCTGAACGACCACGAGTACTACGTGCACGTGTCCGCCCTCAAGTGCGTGGGCGCGGCCAGCAAGGTGTGCCCGCTGTGGGAACACCTCAAGGCGCAGTTCCCGGACGTACAG GAGCAACTTCTTTCAATACTTTCTAATAATCCGGAGGGCATCGTTCGCAAAGAAGCCTGCAGTGTTCTTTGTGAGATTTATCAGAATGtgaaattaaactataattttaaggtTACTCTATATGATCATATGGTGTCTGCTGCGCTAAGTGACTTTCATTGGGAAGTTCAGTTGACTGCACTCAAATTCTGGAAGATTGTTATACAGTCGTTACTAAACGATCAAGGTATGCTTGATGGTACATTCCCTCCGGTGACATTCTCCAGAGAAACCCGGAAAATCGTCACATTAAATCAGACAGAAATCCAAAAACGTTTAATGAGAATCCTTGAAGAACTCGCGGCAATCGGATGCCTTACCGTTCTACTGAAATTGCTTCATGATGAGACCGAAGTGGAGATTATGGACACCGCTTTTACAATAGCTACGGAATTATTAGATATCCTCGATAGATATAAAGTTCCAAAAAGTTTGACTCCTAGCGAGAACGAACCGAAAAATGTTAACGATTTgcttaataaaatcaaactgGATAACATTCACGTTGAAAATTGTGTCGTTGAAGAATCAGATAACTCTAAGAAAGCGGAAAATGTAATCGAAAGCATTTTAAAAGCCG